In Horticoccus luteus, the following proteins share a genomic window:
- the csb2 gene encoding type I-G CRISPR-associated protein Csb2, giving the protein MPTLSVRFIGGHYHATPWNKAQNEGAVEWPPSPWRLLRALIATGYAKLPEWQEGVPPPVARSLIERLASVLPAYKLPPATGAHTRHYMPTDAKPTLVLDARAVVHPDHAPLLVHWPVDLPPDEHALFAALALRLGYLGRAESWTECEFVTSPATPPSAVSGWTVPHDADEPTPPYCGQLALIAPVSTPAYSAWLNTLPKPKSTKAKNSAPAPTLFDALHVETSWLQKNGWSAPPGSRLVIYDRPVGNAITVAPPPKRVPRPRETVAFALLALSSSARSRSPMPLRERTLPQAELLHRAIASKVGKVADSPEAVAELIGLDSARKPITGHLHAHILPLTLLAADNHLDHILVWAPGGLSGTSQDVLRSLRKTYMKGGVGEVEVRFAGSGSFDDLRKIPALRHVLGEAKVWQSLTPFVPPRHQKKNGRNTLDGQIRAELSSRGLPEPGNIEVLPSESVCFRHFARIRRDGVRPPADLSYGVRLTFLRPIAGPLALGYAAHFGLGLFSPVD; this is encoded by the coding sequence ATGCCCACGCTTTCCGTCCGCTTCATCGGCGGGCACTATCACGCGACTCCCTGGAACAAGGCCCAGAACGAAGGCGCGGTCGAATGGCCACCTTCGCCATGGCGGCTCCTGCGCGCGCTCATCGCCACCGGCTACGCCAAACTCCCCGAGTGGCAGGAAGGCGTTCCGCCACCGGTCGCGCGCTCTCTCATCGAGCGGCTCGCCTCGGTGTTGCCCGCCTACAAGTTGCCCCCGGCCACCGGCGCGCACACCCGCCACTACATGCCCACCGACGCGAAGCCGACGCTCGTGCTCGACGCTCGCGCCGTGGTTCATCCCGACCACGCGCCGTTGCTCGTGCATTGGCCGGTCGATCTGCCACCGGACGAACATGCGCTCTTCGCCGCGCTCGCCTTGCGCCTCGGCTATCTTGGCCGGGCCGAATCGTGGACCGAATGCGAATTCGTCACGTCGCCCGCCACCCCGCCTTCCGCCGTCAGCGGCTGGACCGTGCCACACGATGCCGATGAGCCGACCCCGCCCTACTGCGGTCAACTCGCGCTTATCGCACCGGTTTCCACGCCCGCCTACTCCGCGTGGCTGAATACGCTGCCCAAACCGAAAAGCACGAAGGCCAAAAACTCCGCACCCGCGCCGACACTGTTCGACGCGCTCCACGTTGAGACCTCGTGGTTGCAGAAAAACGGTTGGTCTGCCCCGCCAGGCTCGCGCCTCGTCATCTACGACCGCCCCGTCGGCAACGCGATTACCGTCGCGCCGCCGCCCAAGCGCGTCCCCCGGCCACGAGAAACGGTGGCGTTCGCCCTTCTCGCGCTTTCGTCGTCCGCTCGCAGCCGTTCGCCCATGCCGCTGCGCGAACGCACGCTGCCACAGGCGGAACTTCTGCACCGCGCCATCGCCTCCAAAGTCGGCAAAGTCGCGGATTCCCCCGAGGCGGTCGCCGAGCTGATCGGCCTGGATTCCGCGCGTAAACCCATCACCGGCCACCTGCACGCCCACATCCTTCCGCTCACGCTCTTGGCTGCGGACAACCACCTCGACCACATCCTCGTCTGGGCTCCCGGTGGTCTGTCCGGCACCTCGCAGGATGTTCTGCGCTCATTGCGAAAAACTTATATGAAAGGGGGCGTTGGCGAAGTGGAGGTCCGCTTCGCCGGCAGCGGCTCGTTCGACGATTTAAGGAAAATCCCCGCGCTCCGCCACGTCTTGGGTGAAGCGAAAGTTTGGCAATCGCTCACGCCGTTCGTGCCTCCGCGGCATCAAAAGAAAAACGGGCGCAACACCCTCGACGGGCAGATCAGGGCCGAACTTAGCAGCCGCGGGCTCCCCGAGCCGGGTAACATAGAGGTCCTACCGAGCGAAAGTGTCTGCTTTCGTCACTTCGCGCGAATCCGTCGCGACGGCGTGCGCCCTCCGGCGGATCTAAGCTATGGTGTTAGACTCACGTTTCTTAGGCCAATTGCTGGTCCCTTGGCTTTAGGCTACGCCGCCCACTTTGGCCTCGGGCTCTTCTCGCCGGTCGACTGA
- the cas7g gene encoding type I-G CRISPR-associated RAMP protein Csb1/Cas7g produces MSIPFDALTNAHRVLFNIPLRPVQGERFQPTGFPSLGAATYQTRNGRSLLVESAQSMANRLETVIWDAATQAPVAAAAGLSYIRVERKGGFLTSSILESHRINSPYLLESKKDKAFFNELKAALGGLEEGPINRRLLAQTLFKYDASALIHGVFLAKKELAGGRLRIARALSAFIEADGIEVAASGGVKNDHVNPQGDTSKGFGNVPFSRDEYTAQNITLYVNLDLDQIRGYGLDENATRLLIVLALYKVRALLSGALRLRTACDLEASIEEISAVRPAGFTLPSLDALETELKAAIAASQAALKQTTVAYEDELTKGKGEGDDTEPQADDSNE; encoded by the coding sequence ATGAGCATCCCATTCGACGCCCTCACGAACGCCCACCGCGTCCTCTTCAACATCCCGCTCCGTCCCGTTCAGGGCGAGCGCTTCCAGCCCACCGGCTTCCCTTCACTCGGTGCCGCCACCTACCAGACGCGAAACGGTCGCTCGTTGCTCGTCGAGTCCGCGCAGTCGATGGCCAACCGTCTGGAGACCGTGATCTGGGATGCCGCCACGCAGGCTCCGGTCGCCGCTGCCGCCGGGCTCTCCTACATCCGCGTCGAGCGCAAAGGCGGATTCCTCACCTCATCCATCCTCGAATCCCACCGCATCAACTCGCCCTACCTGCTCGAAAGCAAAAAAGACAAAGCGTTCTTTAACGAACTTAAAGCTGCGCTCGGCGGTTTGGAGGAAGGTCCCATCAACCGCCGCCTCCTCGCACAAACCCTGTTTAAGTATGACGCCTCCGCCCTCATCCACGGAGTGTTTCTCGCGAAAAAGGAGCTCGCCGGTGGACGCCTCCGCATCGCCCGCGCGCTCTCCGCCTTCATCGAAGCCGACGGCATCGAAGTCGCTGCATCCGGCGGCGTGAAGAACGACCACGTCAACCCGCAGGGCGACACTTCTAAAGGCTTCGGGAATGTGCCTTTTTCCCGCGACGAATACACGGCCCAGAACATCACGCTCTACGTCAACTTGGATCTCGATCAGATACGAGGCTACGGCCTCGACGAAAACGCCACGCGCCTCCTCATCGTCCTCGCGCTTTACAAGGTGCGTGCCCTGCTCTCCGGCGCTCTGCGTCTTCGCACCGCATGCGACCTGGAGGCTAGCATCGAGGAAATCAGCGCCGTGCGCCCCGCCGGCTTTACGCTCCCATCGCTCGACGCTCTTGAGACCGAGTTAAAAGCCGCCATCGCCGCCAGCCAAGCCGCGCTCAAGCAGACCACCGTCGCCTACGAGGACGAGTTGACCAAGGGCAAAGGCGAGGGCGACGACACCGAGCCCCAGGCGGACGATTCCAACGAGTAA
- the cas8g1 gene encoding type I-G CRISPR-associated protein Cas8g1/Csx17, with amino-acid sequence MSALNDIHLTGCSPTPLASYLKALGVFRLVSEQADPAARGFWRNEAFVLSTTLTRGQLADFFLTRYAPTPLIDPWNGGSGFLKNDKAAGFLKQFEQSPSPRLVRYQAGAKAARDLCDDLNKAKQAEVVIKNEPKSLPAAQRDALRKDPGYKARLGEVQRKFKRLKEAFIPECRLKWRGPHLEWLEAAVILDSDLSPRYPSLLGSGGNDGNLDFTDNFRQRFLDLFDIAKSDASPLANTAALLEHALHGAAVIGTDAYSIGQYMPGAAGGANSSSGLAGRANVNPWDFVLFMEGAVLFSAAASRRLGATGASSASAPFAIRANAIGHASVSTKEKSARGEQWLPLWERPASLREIRALLSEGRAQLGRNAAREPVDMARAIARLGVARGISAFERYGYIERNGQSTFAVPLGRWKVSAQPHQDLLSDIDGFLRRLSREAAGERATASLVQIARRLNDAVLVVAADGASHARWQSVLVALGEADALAAALPPAKNKFGIVPRLRAGWLAAADDGTAEFRLAAAFASQERVRRHFLPLNKYGNQLDEKGGVSVVCAGRDFVADAIALLDRRLVESAKEASRSIGQDAGAFASLADVAVFLRGALDTGRILSLARALMAVDYKDKPRLPVPPANEMPDDTFALFRFCLAPRHWRTELPARADVFRRLASDDLAEASRHAVRHLRAHGHIPPLSLAAGNARLLAAALAFPLSRASRDALSRSFISTANSQ; translated from the coding sequence ATGAGCGCCTTAAACGATATTCACCTGACCGGCTGCTCGCCGACCCCGCTTGCCTCCTACTTGAAGGCGCTCGGCGTTTTCCGACTCGTTTCCGAGCAAGCCGACCCCGCCGCGCGCGGATTCTGGCGCAACGAGGCGTTCGTCCTCTCCACCACGCTCACTCGCGGACAGCTCGCCGACTTTTTCCTCACGCGCTACGCGCCCACTCCGCTGATTGATCCGTGGAACGGAGGCTCGGGATTCCTGAAAAACGACAAGGCCGCCGGCTTTCTCAAACAATTCGAGCAATCGCCCTCACCACGTCTCGTCAGATATCAAGCCGGCGCAAAAGCCGCCCGCGATCTCTGCGACGATCTGAACAAGGCCAAGCAGGCCGAGGTGGTAATCAAAAACGAACCGAAGTCACTGCCCGCCGCGCAGCGCGACGCCTTGCGCAAAGACCCCGGCTACAAAGCTCGCCTCGGCGAGGTTCAACGCAAATTCAAGCGGCTGAAAGAAGCATTTATTCCCGAATGTCGCCTGAAGTGGCGCGGCCCTCATCTCGAATGGCTGGAGGCCGCTGTCATCTTGGACAGCGATTTGTCGCCACGATACCCGTCCCTGCTCGGTTCCGGCGGCAACGACGGCAACCTCGATTTCACCGATAACTTTCGGCAGCGCTTCCTTGACCTGTTCGACATCGCAAAGTCCGACGCATCGCCGCTCGCCAATACCGCCGCCTTGCTTGAACACGCGCTTCATGGCGCAGCTGTCATCGGCACCGACGCTTACAGTATCGGACAATACATGCCCGGAGCCGCTGGCGGAGCCAACAGCTCCAGCGGACTCGCTGGCAGAGCCAACGTTAACCCATGGGACTTCGTTCTCTTCATGGAAGGCGCTGTCTTGTTCTCCGCTGCGGCATCGCGTCGCCTGGGCGCCACCGGAGCATCTTCCGCGTCCGCCCCATTCGCCATTCGCGCCAACGCCATCGGCCACGCTTCCGTTTCGACCAAGGAGAAATCCGCCCGTGGCGAACAATGGCTCCCTCTTTGGGAGCGCCCCGCCTCCTTGCGTGAAATCCGCGCACTGCTCTCGGAAGGCCGCGCGCAACTCGGCCGCAACGCCGCCCGCGAACCGGTGGACATGGCGCGCGCCATCGCCCGGCTCGGCGTCGCCCGCGGCATCAGCGCATTCGAGCGCTACGGCTACATCGAGCGCAACGGCCAATCCACTTTCGCCGTACCCCTCGGACGCTGGAAAGTCTCCGCCCAGCCGCATCAAGACCTGCTTTCCGACATCGACGGTTTTCTCCGCCGCCTCTCCCGCGAAGCCGCCGGCGAGCGCGCTACCGCGTCGCTCGTCCAAATCGCCCGGCGCTTGAACGACGCGGTTCTCGTCGTCGCCGCCGACGGCGCGTCACACGCCCGCTGGCAAAGCGTTCTTGTCGCCCTGGGCGAAGCCGACGCCCTCGCCGCCGCGCTCCCGCCCGCCAAAAACAAATTCGGCATCGTGCCCCGGCTGCGCGCCGGCTGGCTCGCGGCGGCGGACGACGGCACCGCCGAGTTCCGCCTCGCGGCAGCATTCGCCTCGCAGGAGCGCGTCCGCCGACACTTCTTGCCTCTGAATAAATACGGCAACCAGCTCGACGAAAAAGGCGGCGTCAGCGTGGTCTGCGCCGGACGCGATTTTGTTGCCGACGCCATCGCCCTTCTCGATCGCCGTCTCGTCGAATCGGCAAAAGAGGCCTCGCGGTCCATCGGACAAGACGCCGGTGCCTTTGCGTCGCTCGCCGACGTCGCCGTCTTCCTGCGCGGGGCGCTCGACACCGGGCGCATCCTGTCTTTGGCGCGAGCGCTCATGGCGGTCGACTACAAGGACAAGCCACGCCTGCCCGTTCCGCCCGCGAACGAAATGCCCGACGATACCTTCGCTCTTTTTCGTTTCTGTCTCGCGCCCCGCCATTGGCGAACGGAGCTCCCTGCGCGAGCGGATGTTTTCCGCCGGTTGGCCTCCGACGATCTCGCCGAGGCCTCGCGGCATGCCGTCCGGCATCTTCGCGCCCACGGCCACATCCCGCCTCTCTCGCTCGCCGCAGGCAACGCTCGGCTGCTCGCCGCCGCCCTCGCCTTTCCCCTTTCCCGCGCATCCCGCGACGCCCTGTCGCGCTCGTTCATTTCCACCGCCAACAGCCAATAA
- the cas3g gene encoding type I-G CRISPR-associated helicase/endonuclease Cas3g, with protein MTSFDDFFHTATGKPQPYGYQCRLACGPAANADDPATLQSGTACLSQLISIPTGLGKTAAVVLAWLWNRILLSDESWPRRLVYCLPMRTLVEQTRDEVIRWLDNVLKAADSGGLNLSAATIEQLRWVAAHSPVILMGGEDNSAGKREWDLHPERPAILIGTQDMLLSRALNRGYGMARARWPMHFGLLNNDALWVLDETQLMGAGLATSAQLQAFRTTANYTRTWWMSATLQTTWLETADTHEILAALPAPVTTLAPSGIAKSLTLSPAIDEKGAAALIAAIPPSGLTLVILNTVKRARAIFDVLTKNKTFASSADIHLIHSRFRPVERATWRSQFLSRNAIGEKPRVIVATQVVEAGVDISADTLVTELAPWTSLVQRFGRAARYGGSAKVVVLDIADEKNAAPYDFAELEAARDELQQLTDVSIESLVAHEGTLTPERRAALYPYSPDFLLLRHEVDELFDTTPDLSGADLDISRYIRSGSDTDCQIAWITEKPSPDYAPVATELCSAPIGDAKKFAETRRHAVWRWDYLNGEWLPVGNKDDIYPGVTLVALASAGGYSETTGFDPASKKPVPVVPRPPASPAEIADSRQDSDAQSVAASFQTIQEHSDQVLAELQKIGLELSPVLENAARWHDLGKAHRAFQSKIKDNPDEDTAKAPKGHWLKIGKYSDTDPRPGFRHELASALALLARRDSLPVQFSDEDFDLLLYLVAAHHGKVRARLAAAPADQDHPVAKAGERMPIRGVMDEDRVPGAPLGLPDATLSLDPASLGFSPKTGASWTERVLGLLQKFGPFRLAYLETLLRAADCRASRAQ; from the coding sequence ATGACCTCGTTTGACGATTTCTTCCACACCGCGACCGGCAAGCCCCAGCCCTACGGCTACCAATGCCGTCTCGCCTGCGGCCCTGCGGCCAACGCCGATGATCCGGCGACACTGCAGTCCGGCACCGCCTGCTTATCCCAGCTCATCAGCATCCCCACCGGCCTCGGCAAAACCGCCGCCGTTGTGCTCGCTTGGCTGTGGAACCGTATTCTGCTCAGTGACGAGTCGTGGCCGCGTCGTCTTGTTTACTGTCTGCCGATGCGCACCTTGGTCGAGCAGACTCGCGACGAAGTCATCCGCTGGCTCGATAACGTTTTAAAGGCCGCTGATTCGGGCGGCCTCAACCTTTCTGCCGCAACGATTGAGCAACTTCGCTGGGTTGCGGCTCACTCTCCGGTCATTCTCATGGGCGGCGAGGATAACAGCGCGGGGAAACGCGAATGGGATCTACATCCCGAGCGGCCGGCCATCCTCATCGGCACGCAGGACATGCTGCTTTCCCGGGCACTCAACCGCGGCTATGGCATGGCCCGCGCTCGCTGGCCGATGCATTTCGGCCTGCTCAACAACGACGCCCTCTGGGTCCTCGACGAAACCCAGTTGATGGGTGCGGGGCTTGCCACGTCCGCGCAACTGCAGGCGTTCCGAACCACCGCGAACTACACGCGCACTTGGTGGATGAGCGCCACATTGCAAACGACGTGGCTTGAAACGGCTGACACGCATGAGATCCTCGCCGCGCTTCCCGCGCCCGTCACCACTTTGGCACCCAGCGGCATCGCCAAATCGCTCACGCTCTCGCCCGCTATAGACGAAAAAGGAGCCGCCGCGCTCATCGCCGCCATCCCGCCGTCCGGCCTCACGTTGGTCATCCTCAATACCGTCAAACGTGCCCGCGCGATTTTCGACGTGCTGACGAAAAACAAAACCTTCGCCTCCTCCGCCGATATCCACCTCATCCACTCGCGCTTCCGTCCCGTCGAGCGAGCGACTTGGCGCTCGCAGTTCCTCAGTCGCAACGCCATCGGCGAAAAGCCACGCGTCATCGTCGCCACGCAAGTGGTCGAGGCCGGCGTGGATATCTCCGCCGACACGCTCGTCACCGAACTTGCGCCTTGGACCAGCCTGGTGCAGCGCTTTGGCCGCGCCGCGCGTTACGGCGGCAGCGCCAAAGTTGTGGTTCTGGACATCGCCGACGAGAAAAACGCGGCTCCCTACGATTTCGCCGAACTCGAAGCTGCTCGCGACGAACTCCAGCAGCTCACGGATGTTTCCATCGAGTCGCTCGTAGCCCACGAGGGAACGCTCACGCCGGAGCGCCGAGCCGCGCTGTATCCTTATTCTCCCGACTTCCTGCTCCTACGCCACGAAGTGGACGAACTCTTCGACACCACTCCGGACTTGAGCGGCGCAGACTTGGACATCTCCCGCTACATCCGCTCCGGCTCCGACACCGATTGCCAAATCGCGTGGATCACCGAAAAGCCCTCGCCCGACTACGCGCCGGTGGCGACTGAACTGTGCTCCGCCCCCATCGGCGACGCGAAGAAGTTTGCCGAAACGCGCAGGCACGCTGTCTGGCGTTGGGACTACCTCAATGGCGAATGGCTCCCCGTCGGCAACAAGGACGACATCTATCCCGGAGTCACCCTGGTCGCACTGGCCTCCGCAGGCGGTTATTCCGAAACCACCGGTTTCGATCCAGCCTCGAAAAAACCCGTGCCGGTCGTGCCAAGGCCTCCAGCCTCTCCAGCGGAGATCGCCGACTCCCGGCAAGACTCCGACGCCCAGTCCGTCGCCGCATCATTCCAGACCATCCAAGAACACAGCGATCAAGTCCTCGCCGAGCTTCAGAAAATCGGCCTTGAACTCTCGCCTGTGCTAGAAAACGCCGCCCGCTGGCACGATCTTGGAAAGGCGCATCGCGCGTTCCAATCCAAAATCAAAGACAACCCCGATGAGGACACCGCCAAGGCGCCCAAAGGACATTGGCTCAAAATCGGCAAGTATTCCGATACCGATCCGCGCCCCGGCTTCCGCCACGAACTCGCCTCCGCTCTCGCATTGCTCGCCCGGCGCGATTCGCTTCCTGTGCAATTTTCCGACGAGGATTTCGATTTGCTGCTCTACCTCGTGGCCGCGCATCACGGCAAAGTCCGCGCTCGCCTCGCCGCCGCGCCCGCCGACCAAGATCACCCCGTCGCCAAGGCCGGCGAACGCATGCCCATTCGCGGCGTGATGGACGAGGATCGCGTGCCCGGCGCTCCGCTCGGTCTGCCGGACGCGACTCTCTCCCTCGATCCCGCCAGCCTCGGCTTCTCGCCCAAGACTGGCGCGAGTTGGACCGAGCGCGTGCTCGGCCTTCTCCAAAAGTTCGGGCCCTTCCGCCTCGCCTACCTTGAAACCCTCCTGCGCGCCGCCGACTGCCGCGCTTCCCGCGCCCAATGA